The following nucleotide sequence is from Scleropages formosus chromosome 4, fSclFor1.1, whole genome shotgun sequence.
atactattAATCATAACTAAATTCAGAAAACTGGTATAAAACAGGGTAAAGTCGTCGAGTTCTGGTCCTTTCCACACTTCACAAATTACTGCGTGTTGTAAACGGATTCCAATCTGCTAATAATCATGACGTCATGCGCGCGAGCTGGCTTTAATTTAGAGTTGTCTGGTTAGAATTTAGATAAAGACATAAGATGTACCTGTAGCATAATCCTTCTGGGAAATAGTGGaagaaaaattgttttcttaAACATTGTTACCGAGATTTTAGTAATGGACAATGAATGTGCAGTGATGTGGAAaacaaagtgacttttttttcattttctgtagaTTTATCATTGGGACATGACTCTCATATAATTCTCCACCTAACAGTAAGGACATCCATCCTAATATGACAAGtaacacagaacacattttgctgtgtcattatttattcagccaaAATAACTGAACATGCAGAATCcatttgtgaaaatgtgcacCCCATGATAATCATTTATTAGGTTTCTTACATGATAGGAATTCTGTCCCCCTAAAAATTTTTCAAGGGATTGATGTTTGAGggctttttttaatgcagttattCTCATTCCTTCTAAATTGTGGGCAATTATCTGCAATGACCTTTCAGATTTTTGACTGCTGTAAGATTAATATTCAACAGTGAAAAGCAAGAGTAACAAACATTTGTGTCTCAAGGTCCTCTTTTGTGGACCTTTCTTGTTGCTATGTATACCTTATTATGGAGAATTGTAAACTCACCAAATTATCagttatataaacattttcttcGAACTGGTTGGAACTCATATGATATCAGTCATCTCAGTTGTACCCAACATGGACCCCAGGTCTGAACATACATGTATTTGGCTAGTAATGCTCGTACACACAGATGGCTTAAAAGGGTTTCACAGCTGGTTCCCCATCACCATTTTAGAATGATAAATAAGAGAAAGTAACATATCCTTCTGGAAGTGCCAGCATCAAGGTAATGTACGTGAATTTGCAGTCAAAGTACAAAAATGGCCTTGAAGTAACCATAACCCCTAAAAAAAGATACTAAGAATGAACTTCATCCAAAAGCATCATGTACAGTTAGTGTAAAATGCTGAACTTTTGGTATATAGTACTTACTGTTTCATATGTCTTTCAATGCAATTGACCatgaaatgcagtttaatgTCTGGATGTTGCCAGACATTAAAGGCCAGTGTTCCACCAATTTTATCCTCTCATGATGGggagtgaataaaatgtaaacacattcaAGACAATTCACACAAACAATTCTGAGCTGAGTGATtcattttacctgtttattgAACAGGAAGGCCACCAAAACACAGGAAAGCCTTATGTAATTAAACTTGGATTTTTAAAGCTGCCTCTTTTTCAATGCATACCCTCTTTGTGGAGATTAATGTGTAGGTTGTAGAGGTGTCCAGCAGAGACATTATTTTCCCAGTGTATACTTTTACTGTGAAACATTGGAAATCATGGGTTTTTACAACTGCTAGAGAACAATGAACCAGCAGGGTGGCAGTTCACATCCACAACACACTGTTACCCAACCTCCAAAATCCAATTCATATCATACTCTTGTGCTGTCAGGTTATATTTGAATCATTCCCCCATGCAGTACTGATTGTTTCTTGATTCATTAATGGGGATTAATGGTTCAATGGTTCAAAACAAAGGACCAGTAAAGTTCACCACCTTCAGAGAATTACATCCCtccctcacataatggggttaattcATTTTAAGGCAGCAGCAGGCAACCTACTGGCTAATGGACACAAGCACTAGTTTGTAAAAATTTGTGGCCAACGTGATTTAAGTCAACCAAATTACCATGCAACtaatatttccaaaaattaCTGGATTACTGTATGAGTGTGACGGGGGgcgcggtagtgcagtgggttgaaccgggtcctgctctccggtgggtctggggtttgagtcccgcttgtggtgccttgcggcagactggtgtcctgtcctgggtgtgtccacttgCTTGTAGAGTGTTAATATGTGTCTTTGGCTACCTGGTGATGGACTCACCTTCCATCCAGGGTATTTCCCCAAGTCTTGTGCCCTGTtattccaggatgggctctggatcaccgtgaccctgaccaggacaagcagctattaAAAGTGAGTGAGCGTATGAGTGTCTGTTACTGTGAGATTATCAGTCTATTTATCCACAGGATTCAAAAACTTCTACGTTTTACTGAGAATCCTGCGTTTGACTGTACTTCCATTTTCACAGCTTGGCAAAAGCTAAATGTCAACACTGCAGACAACACACTCCCGCCAGAAGCTTCTCCGTCAGTTGtttagaacatttttttaaaatacttttcatttttttagtaGACATGTCATCTGATGCACCATTACAAGGCAATGCATAAAAATGCTGTACATCactaatgcaaaataaaatccaaattcCAACTCTgattgaaataaaattacaatgCTTCTGTAACTTGGCTAGTTTTTGCCAAGTTCAGgaattgtgtatatatttgacTTGAATATCATTAGAGTTCTGACATAAAGttattcagcattttaaaaaaataatattgtggcCATCTGTATGGTTTGTTGGTCACAGAAATGACTAAGAAAAATTTAGTTGCCCTCACCTCATAAAAAAATCAACCAATCAGCCAATTTCCTCTTGTGAGTGGATCAAATTATcattttttcatacagaaaaaataatgagtTCCCGGACTAACAATATCATTTCTAACttatgttttaatattatattttttcttttcactttgcaGCTTTTTGCGCTTTCTTTTCAATCTTCTTGAACACATTTAGATACTTTGTTTCCTAGATgtttataatttaaagaaattacgttcacaagatcactgcctagGCAAAGTACACACTGTACCATTAGAGGTACTTTAGAACATTACTAACTCCTGACACTGAAAGACCTTAATTAGGGCACTACACTAACACTCGATGGTATGTCATTGTTCCAAAGGTAATTTAGAAATTAATACACTAGATTAGTCAAAGTTCAGATCAACACCACTGAGACACAAAAACCTTTCTAGATTGCGATACCAAGTGTATATCTAAGtcccaaaacactgaaaataccaatgtacagaataaaatatccattatagaaataaaattactacataatgggcaaaaataccattgtacagaataaaaagcCAAAATTAAATGGGAACATTCTCAGAATCCAGAGTAGCTGTTTTTAGCTGTTATGGGAACCGGCGATATAGGGGATGAGTGGAGTAAGTAAGGAAATATCAGATTCTTCAACTGCTTCATCGAGAACCAAAATCAAGGAACATATtactttttactgaaacaaatatGTGCTTTATCcagttcctttttttgcattcctATTGAGAAAAGAtgcccttgtgccctgtggATGGTTGAACACATACACATAACTGATCACTATGTGGCCTTTCGCATTGAACACAACTCATAATCTACATGAACTGAACTGCAACGAATCACCATGTGAACAGGAGAGCATTTTGGTACTGACACCGCGAGCCAAACCAGTCTATTTTGCATTAAACCCTTTTAAAACCCCTTGAAACGTTAAGATGTTCTTCAGACACTCCACATAATGAAATCTGCCTCCTTCATGGGCTGGCAGGGAATACACAGATAGACAactgtcacctgctgctgtttgtatCTAAACCCAGTTTTTCCACCCAACTTGTAGCAGTAGCCACCTTGGATAACAGTTTAAGATGAGTAAAGACATAATCATGTGTTTGTTGGGTGCTTCTTATTTGAAGGGTGCTAATTTCAAGCTACTTTACGTTAGTCTAATCCCTGCACGACTAAAGCCGTCCTCCCAATCCCCCAGAATCCCACATGCGTATAACTAATCCACAACAGCCAATCTGTACATTTAGTCCCCCCTCAACAATAATAGTCTTTTCTCTCCTAAATTTAATTTGTCCAGGCACCAGTTTGCACCTTATCTGTGGTGGTTGTACTGAACCAAGCAAGCCTTTCTTCATTTGAAGCTGCAAAGAACTTGTTTGttcacacatatatacaaagGTCTTCAATCACATATTCCAGCAGAGATAGGGAAGAAACAGTATGGAGTTACTGAGAAAACATGTTTCATCTGTATGTGAGgtataaatgaaatattgctgGAGAAAGTGAGCTGTTATCTAgagattttccaaaaataaaacaagcaagTCAAACGGTTTGGCTGAACCGTCCTCCCACAAACCCTCGGCACGGAGCAGTAGTTGCCTGTCAACGGCTGCAGGTTGTACTTACCCAGCAAACTACCTCTCCGCTCTGCTTCTTCAGGTATGTCCTCACTCATTTTGGGCTTTACTGCTCTTCAAGTTCCCTCCAATCCCAAACCAGCACCCTCACGAGATGAGCTTTGAGATTCCTTTGTCATCCTTTGTTCTTCTCatcttttcatgttttccctttaaatgtaattaaattttaaatgacaattGCTCTGTCAAATGTAGTTATGTAGTGAAAGGATTTGCAAAAACAGCCCTTCTAACAATAATGACTAGAGTACAATAAAAATTTGTCAGGAATGTAATTgtagttatttaattttatttttagtctggTTTGAGGAGTTTGTCAAAGTGTTCCTCAATGAAGCTTTCTGCCTTTTTCAAATGATGCGCCACTCGGTGTTGACTATTTGTACCGTAGATAAGCCTTGTCCTATCTGTCTCTGCCTCTTGATTTCTCAAGTACTTACAACATCTCTCCGTCTTTTATGTGTCAGTCATCCTCAGTCCCAGGTTCTGCTTATTCTTGTTTTCAATGTATGTCCCAACCTTTTCCAAATGCCATGGTTCCCTCAAATCCTTACATGTTACTATGAGATCTGTCAAGGAaatctttttctcatttctttaatGGAATTGTCTTCAGGGTAAAAAAGTTACAGTTGTCTCCATACATGTCTACTGAATCGCAGCAGCCAGCATCACAATGGAGAATATATAATCAAAGTCCAAAGGTGGCCCTGGCATTACACCCCTTCATTCAGGATCAATTTAAACCGTTGAACCTTTAGCAGAAGGACCTGGTAGGCTTTTATAATTTTGTCTGTTTACCAGTGTAAGCAGGATCAAATCTATAAATACTGCATAGGGCAGAGCACTCTCAGACACATAGAAAACGTGATCATTCAAAATGTATCACAAAGGGAAACCTtgtgctgtgcataaaaccaattaaaaaaatacaaagggaAACCACACAGAATTCGCTCGTATATATACTTCCACTTATACATTCAGCTCTTGCTCTTCTCTGATTTATATTCTTTATGTGGTTTATATTTTGCATGCATGAGGTAGTGTGAGCAAACTATACTGTCTTTGGCTAGCAGTAAGATTTACAGGCCTATTGTGGAGCAGCCGGTCTGCCATCTGCCATGATGTgttaaagaggaaaaatttgCAAGATCAGTAGTGTCCTAATGACAACTTATGACCTCACTTTGTGCTTGGCACAGAGTCTGAGGCTCATCGTTGGCCTTCCTCTATCAGTCTGCAACAACAATGCCATCCATTACTGCGCTTTTGCCTCCAGGGGGGTCTCCATCTACAGCTGGGCCTCAGCATCCCATGCAAAACATAACAGGCCTAAGGAGACCTGCCGCTAACAAGCCAGATACCTTTTGCATACATTGAAGAGTGACTCCCTCCCTTGGATCCCAAATACAAACATACAGAGCGTACACACATTCAGAGGCGCACACGGCAGTAACCAGATGCACTCGCAGAGACCTACACACAGTTAAACGGGATTTACGCATGAGAAACGCATGGAAAGGAACAGACTCGGATACAGACATAACAGCTCCGCATGTTTCGCTGCTTTCCTCAAGCCTAATAAAGCAGTGGCAGACGCTGTTTAATTTTAGCCAATCGATCAGTGTGTCTGAGTTGCACTTAGCGCTGACAGCAGCAATGCCGCGCTGGAGAATGTAGCATCACGGCACCAGAGGAGCTGCTAAAtgttatttccattttatttaagaGCCACCAACAGTTTCCTGGGAGGGGCTTGGCTCGGGACCATCTCCTTATAAGGCAGTGAAATATTGGCAGCATTGTCCTGTGTTTGTTCTGCACAATTCCCCCGAGACACTGAACTGCTACTTTTCAATATCCTTTGCTGccaacaagcaaacaaacaaactggaaTTTGAGATTGCTCTGGTCAATGAAGTTCAAACTGAAGGAAGATGTGACAAGAGTATGGCGGTTGGCCATGAAGGCAGATCTCCTCCTCGTGCCGACACCCCCCATGCACTCCTGCACTTGGGAGAAGATATTCCAAGGTGCATCAcaatgctctccctgtgttgccactaACTGTATGAAACTGGGTTGGGTCTGGATGGTTGGATGTCCAGTTTAAAAAGCTCAGTCCCACACCAGTTCACCTCTGAGGTCCCCAGTTCAGTTCAGGGTGGCAGCccttaaaaatgtttaaaaatcgAGCAAAAACCAACGTGAAAGAGGCATTGTTGGTACCAGCCAAGCTCTGTGCTGTTGCTGTTCGGTATGTTGATCGCACACAGGAATGTTTAAAGTTGCGCTGAAGAACCTCAAGGGCTCTTAAGGCATGGGATGGCCCAAAGGGGGTGTGGGGACGGGTGAAGGGAGTGATTGTACGATGCCAGGGGCACAGGGGAGTGAATGAGTTGTAGTGGGTCACTGTGGGTAGGCGAAAAGGAGTGTGAACAATTACTGACAAAACAATTCTGCAGTCAGGTGGGAGCAAATGCCTGGTTAAAAGGTGGAATTTGCAAGTTTCAGTCCTGGCTTAGAGGACCTCAGACTTGATCATGTTTCTGTCTCTTCTGCAAGGGTTACAGGAATCACACTCCCTCTGTTACTGTGCACTTCcaccctccctccttccctccctcatGCTCTTCCCGCTCCtttcttttgtctttctctcttctGTTCCCTGTCCAAATCCACCCTCTCCTCTCATGTTCTGCTCTCCCCAACACAAATAGATTAGGTCCAATCATTACCCAGGCAATTCTTCATTGCCGTAAGCCCTGGCTACGCTGCATTCTCCGTAAATGGAATTATGCAGGCAGCATTGCTGCCCTAGTCTGTGCGTGAGACTagacagcggggggggggaggaagctCGCACACGGAACAGGGTGTCACTGAAGGGCATCCTCTGCTCTCTGTCCCCTACCTGTGTAACATCCGTTTGCTCAGTAGATGTCTACCAGTAGACTTAACTTTACTGTCAGTATTAGCGCCAGTGAAATCCTGACCAGTGACATCATAGCAAAAACAGGACAAAATTGTACACAGGGATATATGTGAGAATCATTCTAcctcagacacagacagacagacagaagagCTGTAAGATCTCTGACACTATGCCAGTTCCATCCTGGGAGGTGGGTTTCCATCGCTGCTGGAAAACAGTTAAATCAGCTCCTCAGAGCTAAGCGCATGCAAACGGCTGCTTTGCCTGActtcattttctccctgtgtgaCGCTAATTGGCTGTTAGGGTAACTCCTGTGGTGTGTCTCCGTTCCGTACTAATTGGACTAGTAATTGGTCAGTCGTTGGCTGCGATGGTGCGCTGACCCTCTCCCCTGAGAACAGCCTTGGCTTTGTACCTTCACTTTCCGTGTTCATTTCAAGTTGATGTCGGTCACTTTGGATAACATTCTTTCCgtcatgtgttttgtgttttgagcAATGCTATTGCTTTGCGAGGAGCAGACACTGAAACAAATTTCGGTAGGGGCGCTTGCATGCGTTTTTACGTTTTTCTGAAAACTGGATTCATTAGGTGCATCCATTCCCCTAAAAGACATTCCCACTCAACGCAAATAAAAACAGTCATAAAAGATGTGTGTGGACAGTAGAGAGGGATGAAGTTTAGACAAACAATTCACGTGCTTAGCTTTCAGTGCCTTTATGAGGCTTGTTTGCATGTtaacaaaaaaagcaacatttgtAGGACGTTGGTATTGATTCACTTTTCATTTCTATCGCTCTTCTGAAAGAGCCTATGAGTATTCCAGATTTAGTTTTCGGTTTTAAGTTAGTCAGTTGTGCCACTTCCACTTGTTTCCCTGCAATCATTTCTCAGGCACTCCTTCAAAGAGACCACCCTACATTGTTTCTCTATATTTTTTGTGTCTAGTGATTCATTTTAACAGGCTCATAGTGCCATCTAGAGGGACAGATGGAGGATCCCTCTGTGTTTACACCCCACTAAGTACCACATTTCCTCCACAGTACCACAGCAGGTACTGATCAGTACCAAGATGTTTAATAAGAGTGATTTTAGTGAAGTCATAGTGAGGCCGATATTGAAACGAGAGCATCATTCGAATGTCGGGTCAGTTGGGTGTACCTTTCATCCATGTAAATGATCTGTGACCGCAGCGCCACTTTGAATGTGCCCGTGACATGCGCTGACACTTGTAACCTTAGTTGCCAGTCAACATGTCACTCTACACCTTGTTCGGCGCTGACACCTGTCTGCAAAGACACACCTGGAGCAGCGGTCAGTCAGGCCAACACATCTCCATCTTCCCTAGGGATGAAAAAGTTTTTACAGACATGTTCCTTCTATTACAAGTCTACATTTGACCAGATAAAACAAGCCATCAGCCATGTAAAATGTGGCGAAAAGAAATAACATCtgaaatttttataaaaataatttatgcaaataaacaaaagtataCAATAAGGCAAGTTAATGCTCCCGTACCAGTTCAATATGTCTAAATAAGTGTTTTCCTGTTCTACATAATGCatctataatatttatatacgGTGCTGATTGAAACTGTGAGCCCtatattcttgtataaaatacacacacacacacacacattttcagaaccgcttgtcccttacggggtcacggggaaccggagcctacccggcaacacagggcggaaggccggagggggaaggggacacacccaggacgggacgccagtccgccacaaggcaccccaagcaggacttgaaccccagacccaccgaagagcaggactgcggtccaacccactgcgccaccgcacccccttgtataaaatattaaaataaaattataaaatcattattttcatacttgattctacttacctgttAGGTTTAACCAAGACAAGCTGGTGTTCACTTACCTGtgctacttctgtttttctgctataTGCATGATTTCTTCTAAACCACCATatagaattggtcattacacacctattatgtcagatgaggaagactgcttctcattaaattaccattttctggtaaaactaagggacacaaagggttcacatgctttcaagaACCACTGCATATTGTAAGATTAAGTTCATTATGTTAAAGCTTTTTAAAACCATACATACAAACCCAGCTATAtaatggggaggggggtgggggggtacagGGGACAAATGTACTGACCAGAGAAAACCCAAATTTCTGTTGTTGTAAGACAACTATAAATGGAGTGAAAATACCTGTAGATTTTGGGTCGTGCTCAGATGGCACAATGAAAGGGGATGATGATTCTGATGTCAGGGCTAGTGAAGAATGCTCTGAATGAGGACCCCAAGACAGAGGTTGGTGGAGGGAACAGAGCTAAGCAGATGTACAGACAAGCGAGTGACATTGTGAGGACTGAGCAGATGAGGGCACCTTTAGCACAGATGAAAGATGAAATGGTAAAACAGTGTGTTGATGGGCAGTGAAAGGCGTACCCGAGTGCAGGTGGCGTCAACAGAGGGTGGATCTCCCCGTGATAAATGACTGCACAAGAACCCCTGCATAGCAGAGGTCATTGACTTGGGTTCCAAAGAAAACAAGGCATAGGGCACGAAAGATGACCAAAGTTAAATTGTAGCTCTACAAACGCACGGAGGGACATACAAGCTGCCCAGCATTGTTTATGAGTTTGTAGGCAAAGCTAAGCTCCTGTTAAAGCAGCACAACCCCTGAAttcaataattattttaaaaaaaaaaaaaaaaaaaaaaaaaaaaaaaaaaaaaaaaaaaactttaattacaTCTCTGTAATGGAGACCAAAGTATATAAATCACCCttaaaaaaaccacagaaaatgtAAGCCAAAATCTAGTTtttactttggttttttttttgcaaaaacaaataaaaatagagaCACtacactgaattatttaaaaaaaaaaaaaaaatcactgaaccTGCATTTTACAAGGATAAAAATCTGCCCAATTACAGCAatactttatttataaatatacacatcAACCAAGTAATATACACATGGGCTTTTGCCAAGATTACCTGATTAAAGTACTGAGgtgtaaacattttcacagtaatAATTTTCCCCAAAAACTTAGAAAATCATCACTTTTATTCCCTCACAATAACAAACGCAACACCCACAAAAGTGAATTTGTATACTATTTGTGTGGGGGTGACACAGGGTGTCAAGGACATTTCTCCACACTGTCAGAATGGAggggaaagggagaaaaaaaaagaaaaaagcaactgTAATAATGGAAGGGACACTACCAGGTGACTACAGTTACACTGAACAGTAGATTGTTTCAATCTGCTCCTTGAGGATGCAGTATGAAAAACATACTGTTTGTAGATTAAGAACCTGTGCAGACTTGTAAAGCACCCATAAAACCATCTCATGTTTTCAGACATGGAGGCTAAAGAGCAACTGCTAGGTAAGTGGTCAACTAAATCACAGGGCTGGTGTCTTCTCCCTTGTCTCTGTGCACCATCAACAAAGAGTGAACAGAAAATCCCCACTTGCATGAGGAGTGGGCAGTAATAGACAGAATTGGTATGACAATAGCTGCGAGTGTAAATTAATATTGCAGGATTTGATGAGTGTgcatatatagtgtgtgtgtccattcaaTCTTCACGCAAGTAGGCTTCAGGaatgtcctcctcttcctcctccacatTCCTAGATGCAAACTGGGCCATTCTTTGCATCTCCTCAGCCTTGGTCTCTGCCATTTTCTTCTCAGTCTCCAACAACTGCAGCCGCACCTGTTCCACCTGtgcctgtgccacctgcaggTTGGTTTGTGCTGTGACAGATGCGTGGTCTGCACCTACAGCCAaggacacacacaaagatgttGAAACTCCTATCAGGTCTAGTTGCAGTCACCTTATGACTGCAACAGAACCAGTTGTTTCCAATATAGTCATATTTTGAGCACAATATCTGAATTCATACAATGAACTCAAGAGCACAGTAATTTTCAGTCCGCAAGAAGATACCACCATAGTGCATGAACTTCCTCTACATAATAGGGTACCAAAACCCTTAACAACCCCCTTCCCCTCAAGTACCAAACATCCTTCTGGGTGGCACTAAGTTAATTATAGTGTTGACAGATTCATCTGTGTAAATGACACACCCCCCACAGAAAGGTTGACAGGACCAGAAAAGAAGTAACAATATACCTGCATTGTAGGCCGCTTCTGCTGCCAGCTCCGAGAGATGGATGGCGTTCATCCAGTTTGACTCGAGCCTCTTGTATTCATCCCGTCTGTCCTTCACCTATAGTGGTGGGTTAAGAATGTGTCAAACCCAAGGAATTCAAATGGACCGGTAACAGTAAATATTTGTGAATGTGAATGAGGTGACTTCTCTACAGAGAGTTTTGAAATGTACCGTTTGCTATTTTTCATGTTTAGGCCTGCTACCTTTTACAGGAGGACGAACAAACTGGGTTCTACATGCAGAAATTCaaatgagtagcactgttgtctcacagcgcctgggtggtgtgagagaacgtaggttcgatccctgctcagtctgtgtggagtctgcatattctccccgtgtctgcgtgggtttcctcccacagtctaaggacatgctgttcatgttcacccatagtgtgtgagtgacagagagtgttccacttatgtatggatgagtgacccattgtaagtagtgcatctagcagtgtaaatcatcttggtgaataaggtgtgtgggctggtaacactacacagtatccattgtaagtcgctttggaaaaaagcatcggctaaataaataaatgtaaatgcataccTGCTTTATGTACAGAAGTTATGCATATTACACTGGCTGCATAAAGTATAAACAAGGAGATACTAAAAGACTTGTTCCACACAGTTCATgaaaggaaaattttttttaacattacaaaTAATTGGAAAGAGCGATGAGATTTGCAGTTTGAcccctgacccttgaccccttgGGTACATTGATAAGCCAACCCTCACCTGTTCACGCTGGTGAATGATCACTTGCCAAACAGAGTCCTCCTCTGCAGGATTCAGCTTGCCAACAGAGGTCATGTAGCGCTGCTGCAGTGCCATAAGCGTGTGCATTGCCTAGCAGGGGACAAGGCCGATGAAACGGTCAACAGAGACCTGCGTCATGTCTCCAGGGCCAAAAAGTGAGGTTATCTTTTCTTTGGCTGTGTCAAGGACCAGATAAGCTTGGCTAGAGACATTACATGCACCAGTGCTGACAGGACATATCTAGCAACCAAGCGATTACACAGCCCGAGTCGATCAAAACAGCTGTTATTGGAGGTCAAGAAGCATTTGAGAAAAGCAGAATATTTCCAACATCACACAGCTgaaaaatttttggaaaaaaaaatcagtcggAATCAAATAGCTAAAGAACTTTCGGCTGTGTCAACACTATAAAAACTGGTATGAAAATATTCACACATGATTGTGTATAATTTGTTTGGAATCACTGACAGCTTTTTAGTTATCATCACTAACACTAAATCACAGATTTGTGACAgttcaagaaacaaaaataccaaaacaaAACCTGGTTTTGTAATGCACTACACTGACACTTATAAATTACTAAACCATaagcaggaaaaaatattttaagga
It contains:
- the LOC108921226 gene encoding diablo homolog, mitochondrial-like — protein: MGAFRRGFAALGLLRWSAVLAGSSRRSPSARHRLADLPLAAGRSWISVCVGGLCAVPFSQQTEGLTYETLIRRASSLVTDSTNTFLSQTTLALVDSIAEYIKAMHTLMALQQRYMTSVGKLNPAEEDSVWQVIIHQREQVKDRRDEYKRLESNWMNAIHLSELAAEAAYNAGADHASVTAQTNLQVAQAQVEQVRLQLLETEKKMAETKAEEMQRMAQFASRNVEEEEEDIPEAYLRED